From a single Aminobacterium mobile DSM 12262 genomic region:
- a CDS encoding Mut7-C RNAse domain-containing protein — MEIRITFYGNLDFFLHPILKEPPQMMHVIRRSTSVKDGIEACGVPHTEVGTIYVNGVLSDFDRIIIGGDFVDVFPITPPMDVTKKSFLRPDALEMPRFVADVNVGKLASLLRLMGLDTAYEQEWKDSQIAELALREDRIVLTRDRSLLKRKTVVFGHLVRTESPWQQLQEVIDFYSLFQWLQPFSRCTYCNKILRMVSKEAILDQLEPLTRMFYHEFTQCPSCGRVFWPGSHRERIKNRVMNILKKRGKLGLQDNINIGTLFNDM; from the coding sequence GTGGAGATCCGGATAACATTTTATGGGAATCTTGATTTCTTCCTTCATCCTATCCTTAAAGAACCACCACAAATGATGCATGTCATTAGACGATCCACATCGGTGAAAGATGGCATAGAAGCATGTGGAGTTCCCCACACAGAAGTAGGAACTATTTATGTAAATGGAGTTTTATCAGACTTTGACCGAATAATAATAGGAGGAGATTTCGTAGATGTTTTTCCTATAACTCCCCCCATGGATGTGACAAAAAAGTCGTTCTTGCGCCCTGACGCTCTCGAAATGCCACGTTTTGTTGCGGATGTCAATGTGGGGAAGCTGGCTTCTTTGCTCCGGCTTATGGGGCTTGATACTGCTTATGAACAGGAGTGGAAAGACAGTCAGATAGCGGAGTTAGCGCTGCGAGAAGATCGTATTGTCTTAACGAGAGATCGTTCGTTGCTGAAACGTAAAACTGTTGTTTTTGGGCACCTGGTACGTACCGAATCTCCTTGGCAACAATTGCAGGAGGTTATTGATTTCTATTCTCTTTTTCAGTGGCTCCAGCCTTTTTCCAGATGTACATATTGTAATAAAATATTGCGCATGGTATCTAAAGAAGCCATACTTGATCAGTTGGAACCTCTAACTCGAATGTTTTATCATGAATTTACTCAGTGCCCTTCTTGTGGGCGAGTATTCTGGCCTGGTTCTCATCGAGAGCGTATCAAAAATAGAGTCATGAATATCCTGAAGAAAAGAGGTAAG